A single window of Candidatus Zixiibacteriota bacterium DNA harbors:
- a CDS encoding Hsp20/alpha crystallin family protein produces the protein MRALVPRGLFDELTSWHRDIDELFDRFFSSFGSDFLSPSRTWCPATDACVKDGRYIIRMDLPGVDPKDLDLSVVEGTLTVKGERKLAQEMEGAVYDYREIGYGRFERSLPLPKGVDAEKITARYEHGVLEISMPAAELAGRKIPIEVGASEVKQLKAA, from the coding sequence ATGAGAGCGTTGGTCCCGCGTGGCCTGTTCGACGAGCTCACCAGCTGGCACAGGGATATCGACGAGCTCTTCGACCGTTTCTTTTCCTCCTTCGGGAGCGATTTCCTGTCCCCTAGCCGGACCTGGTGCCCCGCGACGGACGCCTGCGTGAAGGACGGGCGGTACATCATCCGGATGGACCTGCCCGGCGTAGATCCCAAGGACCTTGATCTCTCGGTGGTCGAGGGGACGCTCACGGTGAAGGGCGAGCGCAAGCTGGCCCAGGAGATGGAGGGCGCCGTCTACGACTACAGGGAGATCGGCTACGGGCGATTCGAGCGGAGCCTGCCGCTGCCGAAGGGCGTCGATGCCGAGAAGATCACTGCGCGCTACGAGCACGGCGTCCTGGAAATCTCGATGCCGGCGGCCGAGCTCGCCGGGAGGAAGATCCCGATCGAGGTCGGAGCTAGCGAGGTCAAGCAGCTGAAGGCGGCTTGA
- a CDS encoding Hsp20/alpha crystallin family protein: MADERKWLSVPADFQRLSDAVDRLFDEIIHRPWGFSRPVPVWSPSIDLSETPDAYVLEVDLPGVKKEDVKVELEGRDLILRGERSSERTQSGYKFHFQERYSGAFMRRMTLPDSVDKDAIEAEFKEGVLRVTLPKVKKSGGGRNHG, translated from the coding sequence ATGGCAGATGAAAGAAAATGGCTGTCCGTTCCGGCGGATTTCCAGCGGCTCTCGGACGCAGTCGACCGGCTGTTCGACGAGATCATTCACCGGCCATGGGGATTCAGCCGGCCGGTGCCGGTATGGAGCCCGTCGATCGATCTTTCGGAAACCCCGGACGCGTACGTTCTCGAGGTCGATCTGCCCGGAGTCAAGAAGGAAGACGTGAAGGTGGAGCTGGAGGGCAGGGATCTCATATTGCGCGGCGAGCGCTCTTCCGAGCGAACCCAGAGCGGCTACAAGTTCCATTTTCAGGAGCGCTACTCCGGCGCGTTCATGCGCCGGATGACGCTTCCGGATTCCGTCGACAAGGACGCGATCGAGGCCGAATTCAAGGAAGGCGTTCTGCGGGTGACGCTGCCCAAGGTGAAGAAAAGCGGTGGAGGACGCAACCATGGTTGA
- a CDS encoding ATP-binding protein codes for MVEAGPDPADSAGLRNAEPPRELTPEQLRFRVKLDESFSTTEDVVSLEDFAGQNRALAALELGLGLSGRGYNVFVSGLTGVENLRALQEWIAERSAQRETPGDWVYVHNFKHADAPRAIYLRAGQGSALKRKMHELVRTLREELPKAFRQEAFDKEKAQLREKYNRRAQEINAAFERLAREKGFVVQAGPGGQIFFIPIIGGKPMESPEEFARLSPAEQEEIGRRQQELAAEMERFGRRQQEVIRELEADIRLVERRFCENLLEPLLREIEAAMANEEVATYLKEVKSHILDHLDDFKEAERPVPFMPFAAPPRERDPFLEYEVNVVVDNAETRGAPVLVETSPTYLNLFGTIERVVDRFGRLVTNFTRIRSGSLLRAHGGYLIFSLDDAITEPAVWKVLKRTLKSGRIEIETYEPFALFSTSGLKPEPVSIDTKVIAVGSSFLYYLLYTYDEEFRETFKLRADFRGTMELEETHLQTYPRWVAKICREEKLPHFDRGAVERMIEFGARRAEDREKISAVYAEIADVVREAAFWARQEGARLVAARHVQRALENRVFRSNRIEEEIRELIAKGTILIDIDGKKVGQVNGLSVLELGGYAFGRPSRVTASVAMGQSGLINIERESRLSGSIHDKGVLILAGYLRNRYGQDKPLTISASICFEQSYAGVEGDSASSTELYALLSRLANIPLRQDIAVTGSVNQWGQVQAIGGVNEKIEGFFDVCRVMGLTGRQGVMIPEANCRNLLLRADVIEAVEQGRFHIYPVRTIDEGIELLSGVRAGMPDEEGTFNGEVNRRLRELASGLKAFVGEAQAKSPDSGLDNQKPG; via the coding sequence ATGGTTGAGGCGGGCCCGGACCCCGCGGATTCCGCCGGCCTTCGAAATGCGGAGCCGCCGCGCGAGCTCACCCCGGAGCAGTTGCGTTTCCGCGTGAAGCTCGACGAGTCGTTCTCGACGACCGAGGACGTCGTGTCGCTCGAGGATTTCGCCGGCCAGAACCGCGCGCTGGCGGCCCTCGAGCTCGGGCTCGGCCTCTCGGGGCGGGGATACAACGTCTTCGTCTCGGGGCTCACGGGCGTGGAGAACCTGCGGGCGCTTCAGGAATGGATCGCCGAGAGGTCGGCGCAGCGCGAGACGCCCGGCGACTGGGTGTACGTCCACAATTTCAAGCACGCCGACGCCCCCCGGGCGATCTACCTCCGCGCCGGCCAGGGATCGGCCCTCAAACGGAAAATGCACGAGCTCGTGCGGACGCTCAGGGAGGAGCTGCCCAAGGCCTTCCGGCAGGAGGCGTTCGACAAGGAAAAAGCGCAGCTCAGGGAGAAGTACAACCGCCGGGCGCAGGAGATCAATGCGGCGTTCGAGCGGCTCGCCCGCGAGAAAGGCTTCGTCGTCCAGGCGGGACCCGGCGGCCAGATCTTTTTCATCCCGATCATCGGCGGCAAGCCGATGGAGAGTCCGGAGGAATTCGCCCGGCTGAGCCCCGCCGAGCAGGAAGAGATCGGGCGCCGGCAGCAGGAGCTTGCCGCGGAAATGGAGCGCTTCGGGCGCCGGCAACAGGAGGTGATACGCGAGCTGGAAGCCGACATCCGGCTCGTGGAGCGGCGTTTCTGCGAGAACCTCCTGGAGCCGCTGTTGCGGGAGATCGAAGCGGCGATGGCCAACGAGGAGGTCGCGACGTATCTCAAGGAGGTCAAAAGCCACATCCTCGATCACCTGGACGATTTCAAGGAAGCCGAGCGGCCGGTGCCGTTCATGCCGTTCGCCGCGCCGCCGCGCGAGCGCGATCCGTTTCTCGAGTACGAGGTCAACGTAGTCGTGGACAACGCCGAAACCCGGGGAGCTCCGGTTCTCGTCGAGACCTCGCCCACGTATCTCAACCTGTTCGGGACCATCGAGCGCGTGGTCGACCGCTTCGGGCGCCTCGTCACCAATTTCACCCGCATCCGCTCCGGTTCGCTGCTCCGCGCCCACGGCGGCTACCTGATCTTCAGCCTCGACGACGCCATCACGGAACCGGCCGTCTGGAAAGTCCTCAAGCGCACCCTCAAGAGCGGGCGCATCGAGATCGAAACGTACGAGCCGTTCGCGCTGTTCTCGACTTCCGGCCTGAAACCGGAGCCGGTGAGCATCGATACCAAGGTCATCGCCGTCGGCAGCTCGTTCCTGTATTACCTCCTGTACACCTATGACGAAGAGTTCCGGGAGACCTTCAAGCTCCGGGCCGATTTCCGCGGCACCATGGAGCTCGAAGAAACCCACCTCCAAACCTACCCGCGCTGGGTGGCCAAGATCTGCCGCGAAGAGAAGCTGCCGCACTTCGACCGCGGCGCCGTGGAGAGGATGATCGAGTTCGGCGCGCGCCGGGCGGAAGACCGCGAGAAGATTTCGGCGGTTTACGCCGAGATCGCCGACGTCGTGCGCGAAGCCGCCTTTTGGGCACGGCAGGAAGGCGCGCGCCTCGTGGCCGCGCGCCACGTCCAGCGGGCGCTCGAAAACCGGGTCTTCCGCTCGAATCGCATCGAAGAAGAGATCCGGGAGCTGATCGCCAAAGGCACGATCCTGATCGACATCGATGGCAAGAAGGTCGGACAGGTCAACGGGTTGTCGGTTCTCGAGCTGGGCGGATACGCTTTCGGCCGCCCGTCGCGCGTGACGGCCAGCGTCGCCATGGGACAGAGCGGGCTGATCAACATCGAGCGCGAGTCCCGGCTGAGCGGCAGCATCCACGACAAGGGAGTGCTGATTCTCGCAGGGTACCTGCGCAACCGCTACGGCCAGGACAAGCCGCTCACCATTTCCGCGAGCATCTGCTTCGAGCAATCCTACGCGGGTGTCGAGGGGGACAGCGCTTCGTCGACCGAGCTTTACGCGCTCCTGTCGCGCCTCGCCAATATCCCGCTGCGCCAGGACATCGCCGTGACGGGCTCGGTCAATCAGTGGGGCCAGGTGCAGGCGATCGGCGGCGTGAACGAAAAAATCGAGGGTTTTTTCGACGTCTGCCGGGTCATGGGCCTCACCGGCAGGCAAGGAGTGATGATCCCCGAGGCCAACTGCCGCAACCTGCTCTTGCGCGCGGACGTCATCGAGGCCGTGGAGCAGGGCCGATTTCACATCTACCCGGTCCGCACCATCGACGAGGGGATCGAGCTGCTCAGCGGCGTACGCGCCGGCATGCCGGACGAGGAGGGCACCTTCAACGGCGAAGTCAATCGCCGGCTGCGGGAGCTGGCGAGCGGCCTGAAGGCGTTCGTCGGCGAAGCCCAGGCGAAAAGCCCGGATAGCGGCCTAGACAACCAGAAGCCGGGCTGA